One Alkaliphilus sp. B6464 genomic window carries:
- a CDS encoding class D sortase has product MKNRLSIKNVLAITLIVIGSGIILYPNLRNFYYDIKQQEIKNNYIESMSAIHAIDDDTNQDMDNIKDNIIEEDESLEDQMVHQSENKKMLELDKQWPVEATLIIEKIDLLMPILKGATKEHLNVSISSINNTGKPWEGNNYAIAGHRSRKYGRHFNRLNELEIDDEISVMDTKNNEFIYRVFSKEIVDENEISVLENCNKSELTLITCDPINVKNPPTRLVVKAIQIN; this is encoded by the coding sequence ATGAAAAATAGATTATCTATAAAAAATGTACTAGCAATAACATTAATTGTTATTGGTAGTGGCATTATTTTGTACCCAAATTTGCGTAATTTTTATTATGATATAAAACAACAAGAGATTAAGAATAATTATATTGAAAGTATGAGTGCAATTCATGCTATAGATGATGATACGAACCAAGATATGGATAACATTAAAGATAATATAATTGAAGAAGATGAAAGCCTTGAAGATCAGATGGTACACCAATCGGAGAATAAAAAGATGTTAGAATTAGATAAACAATGGCCTGTTGAGGCTACCTTAATAATTGAAAAAATTGATCTATTAATGCCAATATTAAAAGGTGCAACAAAGGAGCATTTAAATGTTTCTATATCCAGTATTAATAACACCGGAAAGCCTTGGGAAGGAAATAATTATGCAATAGCAGGACATAGAAGTAGAAAATATGGGCGTCATTTTAATAGATTAAATGAATTGGAAATCGACGATGAAATTTCAGTGATGGATACAAAAAATAATGAGTTTATTTATAGGGTTTTTAGCAAAGAAATAGTAGACGAGAATGAAATTTCAGTATTGGAAAACTGTAATAAAAGTGAACTAACATTGATTACTTGTGATCCCATTAATGTAAAAAATCCACCAACACGATTAGTAGTGAAAGCCATCCAGATTAATTAA
- a CDS encoding pentapeptide repeat-containing protein, whose translation MIYTHEDKRNKELSADCGNCFGLCCVALYFSASEGFPTNKDAGKPCINLQSNFTCSVHKNLRDKGLKGCTAYDCFGAGQKVAQVTCGGHDWRQAPESAKQMFEAFLIMRQLHEMLWYLTQAFILQTDHGIKEEISSLLYNTEHLTLLDVDSLLALDVVDHRAKVNILLKNTSELVRTKARSRKNTPSRNRNANSRRLDYFGTDLRKTNLKGADLRGACLIAANLRGVDLSGADLIGADLRDADLSGANLTNSIFLTQAQLNTAKGDSLTKLPMMLVRPTYWSK comes from the coding sequence ATTGAGTGCTGACTGTGGAAATTGTTTCGGTCTATGCTGTGTAGCATTGTACTTTTCAGCTTCGGAAGGTTTCCCAACGAATAAAGATGCCGGTAAGCCTTGCATAAACTTACAATCGAACTTTACCTGCTCTGTTCACAAAAATCTTAGGGATAAGGGTCTTAAGGGTTGTACTGCCTATGATTGCTTTGGTGCTGGTCAAAAGGTAGCTCAAGTTACCTGTGGCGGACATGACTGGAGACAAGCCCCCGAATCTGCTAAGCAAATGTTTGAGGCGTTCCTGATTATGAGGCAGCTTCATGAAATGCTATGGTATCTTACTCAAGCATTTATCCTGCAAACGGACCACGGTATTAAAGAGGAGATAAGTTCATTACTGTACAATACTGAACACCTTACCCTTCTTGATGTTGACTCTCTATTAGCACTGGATGTGGTAGATCATCGAGCCAAAGTTAACATACTGCTTAAAAATACCAGTGAGCTGGTGCGTACTAAAGCCCGCAGTAGAAAGAACACTCCTTCAAGAAATCGGAATGCCAACTCTCGTCGATTAGATTATTTTGGCACAGACCTAAGAAAAACCAATCTTAAAGGTGCAGACCTGAGGGGAGCATGTCTTATTGCAGCAAACCTTAGAGGAGTCGATTTGAGTGGGGCCGATCTCATCGGGGCTGATTTGCGAGACGCCGATCTTAGTGGAGCTAATCTCACAAATAGCATCTTTCTTACTCAAGCCCAACTCAATACAGCTAAGGGTGATTCTCTTACAAAGCTACCTATGATGCTGGTTCGACCAACCTATTGGTCAAAATAA
- a CDS encoding transglutaminase-like domain-containing protein → MLKLRKVISLLVIILSVYSTVVFAQASTPSIDKTKLDAGLVSINYNPQKQVTTKVIISKGDVKYTYNLKSNNSFPLQFGDGEYTISILENVEGNKYKLVEKEDVILKSTNKNEVFLQSIQMIDWNNDMIPIKKARELTKDAKNDKDKVTAIYNYIINNISYDNNKINNISTEYIPSIEETLKVSKGICYDYSALFAAMLRSVDVPTKLMMGRKSDIDTYHAWNQVYLNDTNEWITIDTTYDAAKKTKSPNLMIKNEKEYSIEKQY, encoded by the coding sequence ATGTTAAAGCTACGTAAAGTAATTTCTTTATTAGTTATTATTTTATCAGTATACTCCACAGTAGTTTTTGCACAGGCTTCTACTCCAAGTATTGATAAAACCAAATTAGATGCTGGATTAGTAAGTATTAATTATAATCCTCAAAAACAAGTGACTACAAAAGTAATTATTAGTAAAGGGGATGTGAAGTATACTTATAACCTAAAATCAAATAATAGTTTTCCATTACAGTTTGGAGATGGAGAGTATACAATTTCTATTTTAGAAAATGTGGAAGGTAATAAATACAAGCTAGTAGAAAAAGAGGATGTTATTTTGAAATCAACAAATAAAAACGAAGTGTTTTTACAATCCATCCAAATGATTGACTGGAATAATGATATGATCCCTATTAAAAAGGCTAGAGAATTAACTAAGGATGCTAAAAATGATAAAGATAAAGTTACTGCAATATATAATTATATTATAAACAATATTAGTTATGATAATAATAAAATAAACAACATTAGCACAGAATATATACCTTCTATAGAGGAAACATTAAAAGTATCCAAAGGAATATGCTACGATTATTCAGCCTTATTTGCGGCAATGCTTCGAAGTGTAGATGTTCCTACAAAACTAATGATGGGACGTAAAAGTGATATTGATACATATCATGCTTGGAATCAAGTATACTTAAACGATACTAATGAATGGATTACTATAGATACTACTTATGATGCCGCTAAAAAAACAAAGTCACCTAATTTAATGATTAAAAACGAAAAAGAATATTCTATAGAAAAACAATATTAA
- a CDS encoding HD domain-containing protein → MTYSADKEKLNYILVSSKDIKDDRDEILRIIPELIICVNCEQNMPYHIYNVFDHILETVNKVDFDSTLKITALLHDIGKPYRKTTVNNVDSFKGHEEASVIIANLILTRLGYEVDFIDKICRLIKYHDYKIIPTVEGVKEGINLVGDELMPYLFCFQKADLLAHSEQRYKPLLPKLNEAKIIYESLH, encoded by the coding sequence ATGACATATTCAGCAGATAAAGAGAAATTAAACTATATACTTGTTTCAAGCAAGGATATAAAAGATGACAGGGATGAAATCCTTAGAATTATTCCAGAACTTATTATTTGTGTTAATTGTGAACAGAATATGCCTTATCATATTTACAATGTATTTGATCACATATTAGAAACAGTGAACAAAGTAGATTTTGATTCAACTTTAAAGATAACAGCACTTTTACATGATATAGGTAAACCTTATAGAAAAACTACTGTTAATAATGTTGATAGTTTTAAGGGACATGAGGAAGCAAGTGTAATAATCGCAAACCTAATTTTAACAAGACTCGGATATGAAGTAGATTTTATAGATAAGATATGTAGACTTATTAAATATCATGATTATAAAATCATCCCTACAGTAGAAGGCGTTAAAGAAGGAATTAACTTGGTAGGAGATGAGCTTATGCCATACCTTTTCTGTTTTCAAAAAGCAGACCTTTTAGCTCATTCTGAACAACGCTACAAACCACTATTACCTAAATTAAATGAAGCTAAAATAATATATGAATCACTGCATTAA
- a CDS encoding site-specific integrase: protein MELFLDEYELGVLSVFVFRLKSDTAARDYKREINNFKKFISKDIVSATDQDVNNYLEFLKKEGKAATIIRRIYSQLLVSLQIYLCLLALKYKYL from the coding sequence ATGGAGCTCTTTTTAGATGAGTATGAGTTAGGGGTATTGAGTGTATTTGTTTTCAGACTAAAATCAGATACTGCAGCTCGTGACTATAAAAGAGAAATCAATAACTTTAAGAAGTTTATAAGTAAAGATATAGTAAGTGCTACTGACCAAGACGTAAATAATTACTTAGAGTTCCTGAAGAAAGAAGGGAAGGCTGCTACTATCATTCGGCGGATTTATAGCCAGCTGCTTGTAAGCTTGCAGATATACCTTTGTTTACTAGCATTGAAATATAAATACTTATAG
- a CDS encoding MBOAT family O-acyltransferase — translation MFIKNTANLSIIESWIGIICYSLQIYFDFSGYSDMAIGLGKLFGFDFLENFNYPYISQSASEFWRRWHISLGSWFRDYVYIPLGGNRVYKIKSYMNLFIVWFLTGLWHGANWAFIIWGLYYGVLIILEKAFLEKLLRRLPKILRHIYLLLIVVNSPYWMDIFQGGQYKPGISLYQSNDWIRYKPNNQ, via the coding sequence ATGTTTATAAAAAATACAGCTAATCTATCCATTATTGAGTCTTGGATTGGAATAATATGTTACAGCCTCCAAATATATTTTGATTTTAGTGGCTATAGTGATATGGCAATAGGGCTTGGGAAATTATTTGGATTTGATTTCTTAGAAAACTTCAATTACCCATATATATCCCAGTCGGCTTCTGAATTTTGGAGAAGATGGCATATCTCTTTAGGTAGCTGGTTTAGAGATTATGTCTATATTCCCCTAGGAGGTAATAGGGTATATAAAATAAAATCATATATGAACTTATTTATAGTATGGTTTTTAACTGGTCTATGGCATGGCGCAAACTGGGCCTTTATTATTTGGGGTCTATATTATGGCGTTCTTATCATATTAGAAAAGGCCTTTTTAGAAAAGTTATTGAGGAGATTACCAAAAATATTGAGACATATTTATTTATTATTAATAGTGGTTAATAGTCCTTATTGGATGGATATTTTTCAGGGTGGACAATATAAGCCAGGGATTAGCCTTTATCAAAGTAATGATTGGATTAGGTACAAACCCAATAATCAATAA